The proteins below are encoded in one region of Methanomassiliicoccales archaeon:
- the pheT gene encoding phenylalanine--tRNA ligase subunit beta, with the protein MPVINFNLEDLRSLIGTTLEDREVLERIPMIGADFHDFDPVTKEASIEFFPNRPDLYSVEGMARALRAFFDIELGLRTYDMASSDIVLKVEPSVKNVRPFVVGAIIRDVTLDDKIIRSLMELQEKLHLTVGRKRAKVAIGVHDMDKVTPPFVYRAVAPDSISFVPLAKEEAMTLAEVLEKHEKGRDYKHLLEGKELYPVILDKNNEVLSFPPIINGRLTTVTTETKNLFIDVTGTDQNTISGVLNIVCTSIAERNGVIQTINLRGEEKGITPNLRPKQWLVDVDRTNALLGLDLEPLSMCQCLTRMGYSAEPKGRKVKVSSSPVRMDLIHVADVVEDVAIGYGYENFGNSRPVFSTIGGERKMERVADLVRQMMVGFGYWEVTTLTLSSIEEQFAKTHFPEVEVVEVLNPVSEDHNCLRVQLIPSLLTVLRRSKHRDLPQRIFEVGDVVISTKRRKHLAIMAIHSKAGFTEMKSLAEGVLKELGVQCSLHPGDMGMFIPGRCAVVMVNGRNVGHFGELHPQVIVDYEMGYPIIAFELDLQDLMSGRGEKII; encoded by the coding sequence ATGCCAGTTATCAATTTCAACCTCGAGGACCTGAGGTCCCTCATAGGTACTACACTGGAAGACCGAGAGGTCCTGGAACGCATACCTATGATCGGGGCCGACTTCCACGACTTCGACCCGGTGACCAAGGAAGCGTCCATCGAGTTCTTTCCCAACCGTCCAGACCTATATTCGGTCGAGGGAATGGCTCGAGCTCTGCGGGCATTCTTTGACATTGAGCTGGGATTGCGCACCTACGACATGGCATCATCGGACATCGTACTGAAGGTCGAACCTTCCGTGAAGAACGTCCGCCCGTTCGTTGTCGGAGCCATCATCCGTGACGTGACATTGGACGATAAGATCATTCGCTCCCTTATGGAACTGCAGGAGAAATTGCATCTGACAGTTGGTCGCAAGAGGGCCAAGGTGGCGATAGGGGTCCACGACATGGACAAGGTCACACCGCCCTTCGTCTACCGGGCAGTCGCTCCTGATTCCATCAGCTTCGTACCATTGGCCAAGGAAGAGGCCATGACCCTGGCCGAGGTACTGGAGAAACATGAGAAGGGAAGGGACTACAAGCATCTGCTGGAAGGAAAGGAGCTATACCCCGTCATCCTGGACAAGAACAATGAGGTCCTCTCCTTTCCCCCGATAATCAATGGGAGGTTGACCACCGTGACCACTGAAACGAAGAACCTCTTCATCGATGTGACCGGCACGGATCAGAACACCATCAGTGGTGTGCTGAACATTGTCTGCACCTCCATCGCCGAGAGGAACGGGGTCATCCAGACCATCAACCTCCGTGGGGAGGAGAAAGGCATAACGCCTAACCTACGTCCAAAGCAATGGCTCGTGGACGTGGACCGAACGAACGCCTTGCTGGGATTGGACCTGGAACCACTGTCCATGTGCCAATGTCTGACCCGCATGGGCTATTCCGCTGAACCGAAGGGGCGCAAGGTGAAGGTGTCCTCATCCCCCGTGCGCATGGACCTTATACATGTCGCCGACGTCGTCGAGGACGTGGCCATCGGCTACGGGTACGAGAACTTCGGTAACTCAAGGCCGGTCTTCAGTACCATCGGCGGCGAACGTAAGATGGAACGCGTGGCCGATCTCGTACGTCAGATGATGGTCGGGTTCGGTTACTGGGAGGTGACCACGTTGACCCTGTCGTCCATCGAAGAGCAGTTCGCCAAGACGCACTTCCCGGAGGTCGAGGTGGTCGAGGTGCTAAACCCGGTCAGTGAGGACCATAACTGTTTGAGGGTGCAATTGATACCCTCTCTCTTGACAGTGCTTCGCCGGAGCAAGCACCGCGACCTTCCCCAGCGCATATTCGAGGTAGGGGACGTGGTCATCTCCACCAAGAGGCGCAAGCACTTGGCCATCATGGCTATACATTCCAAGGCCGGTTTCACCGAGATGAAGTCCCTGGCCGAGGGCGTATTGAAGGAACTGGGAGTTCAGTGCTCGCTTCATCCCGGCGACATGGGCATGTTCATACCTGGCAGGTGTGCGGTCGTCATGGTCAACGGACGGAACGTGGGGCATTTCGGTGAACTGCATCCCCAGGTCATCGTCGACTATGAAATGGGATATCCTATCATCGCCTTCGAGCTTGACCTGCAGGACCTTATGTCCGGACGCGGAGAGAAAATCATTTAA
- a CDS encoding VOC family protein: MPTIVHFDVPAEDIKRASRFYSELFGWEIEPMPGPMEYYGIATKDLEGKPSVGGGMGKRQEGGGGIVNYFGVDSIDNYVKKLEGLGGKLLMPRTEIPGFGFLAVCLDTEGNKFGLWQN; encoded by the coding sequence ATGCCCACGATAGTTCATTTCGATGTACCTGCCGAGGACATCAAAAGAGCTTCAAGGTTCTATTCTGAGCTCTTTGGATGGGAGATAGAGCCCATGCCTGGGCCGATGGAATATTATGGCATTGCCACCAAGGACCTGGAAGGAAAACCTTCGGTCGGCGGGGGGATGGGGAAGAGGCAGGAAGGGGGTGGTGGGATCGTCAATTATTTCGGGGTCGATTCGATAGATAACTACGTGAAGAAGTTGGAGGGGTTAGGGGGAAAGTTGCTCATGCCCCGGACCGAGATCCCCGGGTTCGGGTTCTTGGCGGTGTGTTTAGACACAGAAGGAAATAAGTTCGGTCTCTGGCAAAACTAA